A section of the Macadamia integrifolia cultivar HAES 741 chromosome 9, SCU_Mint_v3, whole genome shotgun sequence genome encodes:
- the LOC122088827 gene encoding uncharacterized protein LOC122088827, with the protein MKPYLIISHGLLGGCRSEHFWRTIVLKISSTLHCRSAFHRRRDSDSNSNDPCADLDWVPCLKIFSNFFVENNFKNPSSSAIENMDTEEGSQSRPRDIASWPMEVSHFMLECLTGCHRSRKIGENILRKDQWQSTSNKLKERFQMTYSCEQCRNHYRMWKQRLKALCDLQKNCTLGWNAVEMRFDTPLYVWSQFKKKEQKFWKEHKVFPIHLKAAVWLGNEIANGNESIYPSKADEDDIDNIVPVEDLHDLDVNHVEVDIHAEASIPSTPVESSNRNRGRSRSAVTGNREKRKKGGADKISSPLKAISTAITDLAKNDPLTVLGKRLSVAIDAIPSINFNKRWRAKQFLLERKNLAILFLEANEEDKPKVLELYMPDSEDSNGLD; encoded by the exons ATGAAACCCTATCTTATTATCTCTCACGGACTTCTCGGTGGGTGTCGTTCTGAGCATTTCTGGCGCACGATAGTTTTGAAGATTTCAAGCACTTTGCATTGTCGATCTGCCTTTCACCGGAGAAG AGACAGCGACAGCAACAGCAACGACCCATGTGCTGATCTTGACTGGGTTCCTTGCCTTAAaatcttttcaaattttttcgTGGAGAACAACTTCAAGAATCCGTCTTCTTCTG CCATCGAAAACATGGATACAGAGGAGGGTTCCCAGTCGAGGCCACGTGACATTGCTTCCTGGCCAATGGAAGTTTCCCATTTCATGCTAGAGTGTCTTACTGGATGTCATAGAAGTAGAAAGATTGGAGAAAATATTCTGAGGAAAGACCAGTGGCAATCAActtcaaataaattaaaagaacgCTTTCAGATGACATACAGCTGTGAACAATGTCGAAATCACTATAGAATGTGGAAACAAAGGCTGAAGGCATTGTGTGACCTACAGAAAAACTGTACATTAGGCTGGAACGCCGTAGAGATGAGATTCGATACACCCCTTTATGTTTGGTCTCAATTCAAG aaaaaggaacaaaaattttggAAGGAGCATAAAGTGTTTCCCATTCACTTGAAAGCTGCAGTTTGGTTGGGAAATGAAATTGCAAATGGGAATGAATCTATCTACCCATCTAAAGCAGATGAAGATGATATTGACAATATTGTGCCAGTTGAGGATTTACATGACTTGGATGTAAATCATGTTGAAGTAGATATTCATGCCGAAGCAAGTATCCCTTCCACTCCAGTTGAGAGTAGCAATCGTAATCGTGGTAGGTCTCGTTCAGCTGTCACAGGTaatagagagaagagaaagaaggggggAGCTGATAAGATATCTAGTCCTTTAAAAGCAATATCTACCGCAATCACTGATCTGGCTAAGAATGACCCGCTAACTGTTCTTGGCAAAAGATTGTCTGTTGCAATTGATGCAATTCCTAGTATTAATTTCAACAAGAGATGGCGCGCGAAACAATTTTTGTTGGAAAGGAAGAACTTAGCCATCCTCTTCTTAGAAGCAAATGAAGAAGACAAGCCGAAGGTATTAGAATTGTATATGCCAGATAGCGAGGACAGCAATGGGTTAGACTGA